A genomic region of Ensifer adhaerens contains the following coding sequences:
- the mbfA gene encoding iron exporter MbfA gives MFSRLFSRSKRPFLSLSEQEILALAISSEEDDGRIYLAYADALRQQYPHSAKVFEEMAEEESHHRQWLIDLHVQRFGSRIPLIRREHVRDFPERKPDWLIAEMPIEKAREEAEAMEEAAHRFYVEAAARTQDAATRKLLGDLAIAEKTHESLARRLGEKHTPEDVRAEEDQTARRQFILTYVQPGLAGLMDGSVSTLAPIFAAAFATQDTWQTFLVGLSASVGAGISMGFTEAAHDDGKLSGRGSPIKRGLASGIMTALGGLGHALPYLIPHFWTATATAAVIVFFELWAIAFIQNRYMETPFLRAAFQVVLGGGLVLAAGILIGNA, from the coding sequence ATGTTTTCGCGCCTTTTCTCCCGATCCAAACGGCCCTTTCTTTCCCTAAGCGAACAGGAAATCCTGGCGCTTGCCATCTCCTCTGAAGAGGACGACGGGCGTATCTATCTCGCCTACGCCGACGCGCTGCGTCAGCAATATCCCCACTCGGCAAAAGTGTTCGAGGAAATGGCGGAGGAGGAAAGCCACCACAGGCAGTGGCTGATCGATCTGCATGTCCAGCGCTTCGGGAGCCGCATTCCGCTTATCCGGCGCGAACACGTGCGTGACTTCCCCGAGCGCAAGCCGGATTGGCTGATTGCCGAAATGCCGATCGAAAAGGCGCGCGAGGAAGCCGAAGCGATGGAGGAGGCAGCACACCGCTTCTATGTCGAGGCCGCGGCGCGAACCCAGGATGCGGCCACCCGCAAGCTGCTCGGCGATCTCGCGATCGCCGAAAAAACCCATGAATCGCTCGCCCGCCGGCTGGGTGAGAAACACACGCCAGAGGATGTGCGCGCCGAGGAGGACCAGACTGCGCGCCGGCAGTTTATCCTGACTTACGTTCAGCCCGGCCTCGCCGGCCTGATGGACGGTTCGGTTTCGACGCTGGCGCCGATCTTCGCCGCCGCTTTTGCCACCCAGGACACCTGGCAGACCTTCCTCGTCGGCCTCTCGGCCTCCGTCGGCGCCGGCATCTCAATGGGCTTCACCGAAGCCGCCCACGATGACGGAAAACTCTCAGGTCGCGGCTCGCCGATCAAGCGGGGCCTGGCCTCCGGCATCATGACTGCACTCGGCGGTCTCGGTCACGCATTGCCCTATCTGATCCCGCATTTCTGGACGGCGACCGCCACCGCGGCCGTAATCGTCTTCTTCGAACTCTGGGCGATCGCCTTCATCCAGAACCGTTACATGGAAACGCCGTTCCTCAGGGCCGCATTCCAGGTCGTGCTCGGTGGCGGTCTGGTGCTGGCGGCCGGCATCCTGATCGGCAACGCGTGA
- a CDS encoding transglutaminase-like cysteine peptidase — MASWTGVKGSIAALCALFISANTAIPAQAGSSPYMQTGAATSQPIGHYEFCQKYKSECNVRSKGTVAPRVTERGWATIRQVNAAVNREIMPVTDLELHGRDEVWSYPDKAGDCEDFVLEKRKRLMNKGFSASDLLITVVRKPDGEGHAVLTVRTSQGDFILDNLENGVKLWTNTPYRYLKRQASNHSGRWVTIQNGAEVVVGSVGN, encoded by the coding sequence ATGGCGTCTTGGACTGGGGTTAAGGGAAGTATCGCAGCGCTTTGCGCACTTTTCATTTCAGCAAACACGGCAATTCCTGCACAGGCAGGTTCTTCTCCATACATGCAGACCGGCGCGGCGACATCGCAGCCGATCGGCCACTATGAATTCTGCCAGAAGTACAAGAGCGAATGCAATGTGCGCTCCAAGGGAACGGTTGCTCCGCGCGTGACTGAACGCGGCTGGGCGACGATCCGGCAGGTGAATGCCGCGGTCAATCGCGAGATCATGCCGGTCACCGACCTGGAACTGCACGGCAGAGACGAAGTCTGGTCCTACCCAGACAAGGCCGGTGACTGCGAGGATTTCGTACTCGAAAAGCGCAAGCGCCTGATGAACAAGGGTTTCTCGGCCAGCGATCTCTTGATCACCGTCGTTCGCAAGCCCGATGGCGAAGGCCACGCGGTGCTGACCGTGCGCACGTCGCAGGGCGACTTCATTCTCGACAATCTCGAAAACGGCGTAAAGCTCTGGACCAACACGCCTTACCGCTATCTGAAGCGCCAGGCCTCGAACCACAGCGGCCGCTGGGTCACCATCCAGAATGGCGCGGAAGTCGTCGTCGGTTCGGTCGGCAACTGA
- a CDS encoding alpha/beta hydrolase, whose product MQDTPSETEISFIDVGAPAAERRIAMRVRHPEKPSEQPTLVWLGGYRSDMTGTKAVEVERYAMERGAACVRFDYSGHGSSGGAFTDGTISRWLEESLAVIDQAAPGRVVLVGSSMGCWIALRVVQELRRRGDGSRVAGLVLIAPAPDFTAELIEPNLTEAERFSLAERGYFEEPSEYSPEPNIFTRALIEDGRLNRVLDGTITTGCPVHILQGMRDPDVPYTHALRLMEHLPSDDVVMTLIRDGDHRLSREEDIAKMKQAIGTMLA is encoded by the coding sequence ATGCAGGATACGCCATCCGAGACGGAAATCAGCTTCATCGACGTCGGTGCGCCTGCGGCTGAGCGCAGGATCGCGATGCGCGTGCGCCACCCGGAAAAGCCTTCGGAACAGCCGACGCTCGTCTGGCTCGGCGGCTACCGTTCGGACATGACCGGCACCAAGGCGGTCGAGGTCGAGCGCTACGCCATGGAGCGAGGTGCGGCCTGTGTGCGCTTCGATTACTCCGGCCACGGCTCCTCCGGCGGCGCCTTCACCGATGGCACGATCTCGCGTTGGCTCGAAGAGAGCCTTGCCGTCATTGATCAGGCGGCGCCGGGGCGCGTCGTGCTGGTCGGCTCGTCGATGGGCTGCTGGATCGCGCTGCGGGTTGTCCAGGAACTCAGGCGGCGTGGCGACGGATCGCGTGTCGCCGGCCTCGTCCTGATCGCTCCGGCGCCGGACTTCACGGCGGAACTGATCGAACCCAACCTGACGGAAGCGGAGAGGTTCTCGCTTGCCGAACGCGGCTATTTCGAGGAACCTTCCGAATACAGCCCGGAGCCGAACATCTTCACCCGCGCGCTCATCGAAGACGGGCGCCTCAACCGGGTGCTCGACGGCACGATCACCACCGGCTGCCCGGTACACATCCTGCAGGGCATGCGCGACCCCGACGTTCCCTATACCCATGCGCTGCGGCTGATGGAGCACCTGCCGTCGGACGATGTCGTCATGACGCTCATCCGCGACGGCGATCATCGCCTTTCGCGTGAAGAAGATATCGCTAAAATGAAACAGGCCATCGGCACGATGCTCGCCTGA
- the infC gene encoding translation initiation factor IF-3 — MRRPFKTDAPVKEGPRSNKEIRVPRVQLIDAEGQNIGAVPIDQALRMAEEAGLDLVEIAPNSEPPVCKILDLGKLKYANQKKAAEARKKQKIVEIKEIKMRPNIDTHDYDVKMKAMNRFFEDGDKVKVTLKFRGREMAHQELGMKLLLQVKDDTQAIAKVEAEPKLEGRQMMMVLAPR; from the coding sequence ATTCGCAGACCGTTCAAAACGGACGCCCCCGTCAAGGAGGGACCGCGCTCAAACAAGGAAATCCGGGTTCCCCGGGTTCAGCTTATCGATGCCGAAGGCCAGAATATCGGTGCCGTCCCGATCGACCAGGCGCTCCGCATGGCGGAAGAGGCCGGTCTTGATCTGGTAGAGATCGCACCGAACTCCGAACCGCCGGTATGCAAGATCCTCGATCTCGGCAAGCTGAAATACGCCAACCAGAAGAAGGCGGCCGAAGCGCGCAAGAAGCAGAAGATCGTCGAAATCAAAGAAATCAAGATGCGCCCGAACATCGACACGCATGACTATGACGTGAAGATGAAGGCGATGAACCGGTTCTTCGAGGACGGCGACAAGGTCAAGGTCACGCTGAAGTTCCGCGGCCGCGAAATGGCCCACCAGGAACTGGGCATGAAGCTCCTGCTTCAGGTCAAGGACGACACCCAGGCGATCGCCAAGGTGGAGGCCGAGCCGAAGCTCGAAGGCCGTCAGATGATGATGGTTCTGGCGCCGCGCTAA
- a CDS encoding PepSY domain-containing protein, with product MAMTRRDLIALFCCSLLLSLAPQHGRFAALAKDGGGGGSHGGGGDNSGSGHGGGDDDHDDDRGKDGGGDDGDDDDDDDDDAGGGGSGRRSDQERARDAVERGDILPLKDVLRLVDEDKYGTVIAVDLRHSGSSEVYRLRTRDRQGTIRNLRINARTGKFMNIFGF from the coding sequence ATGGCGATGACACGACGAGACCTGATAGCGCTCTTCTGCTGCTCGCTCCTGCTTTCGTTGGCGCCGCAGCACGGTCGCTTTGCGGCCTTGGCAAAGGATGGCGGTGGCGGCGGTTCACACGGCGGCGGTGGCGACAATAGTGGCAGCGGCCACGGTGGCGGTGACGACGACCACGATGACGATCGCGGCAAAGACGGCGGTGGCGACGACGGCGATGATGATGACGACGACGATGACGACGCAGGCGGCGGCGGCAGTGGGCGCCGCAGCGACCAGGAGCGTGCGCGCGATGCCGTCGAAAGAGGCGATATTCTGCCGTTGAAGGATGTTCTCCGACTGGTCGACGAGGACAAATACGGCACAGTCATCGCCGTTGATCTCAGGCACTCCGGCAGCAGCGAGGTCTATCGGCTACGCACGCGTGACCGGCAAGGGACGATCCGAAACCTGCGCATCAACGCGCGCACCGGAAAGTTCATGAACATCTTCGGTTTCTGA
- a CDS encoding response regulator transcription factor has protein sequence MRILLAEDDPNIAAHVTSRLEAEGYGVDTLALGPDIWERGESGNYTAIILDLGLPGMDGLSILKRWRQAGLETPVLVLTARGSWMERVDGFDAGADDYLPKPFRAEELLARLRALLRRAGPRVTSVRAAGRFTLDEATRRVTFDGAPLELSPLEYRMVALFFDRKGQVVTPLELASHVQGRDDDTAKNAVEAMIARLRKKTESGAIETRRGFGYVLPDGPA, from the coding sequence ATGCGCATTCTTCTGGCGGAGGACGATCCCAATATCGCAGCCCATGTAACAAGCAGGCTCGAGGCGGAAGGCTATGGCGTCGATACGCTTGCGCTCGGGCCGGACATCTGGGAGCGAGGGGAAAGCGGCAACTATACTGCGATCATCCTCGACCTCGGTCTGCCGGGTATGGACGGGCTGTCGATCCTGAAGCGCTGGCGGCAGGCGGGGCTGGAGACGCCCGTCCTCGTGCTGACGGCGCGGGGCTCCTGGATGGAACGCGTCGACGGGTTCGATGCCGGCGCCGATGATTATCTGCCGAAGCCTTTTCGGGCCGAGGAGCTGCTGGCGCGGCTGAGGGCCCTGTTGCGGCGTGCCGGCCCGCGCGTCACATCGGTGCGGGCCGCCGGGCGCTTCACCCTCGACGAGGCGACGCGGCGTGTGACCTTCGATGGAGCGCCGCTCGAACTCAGTCCTCTCGAATACCGCATGGTCGCGCTCTTCTTCGACCGCAAGGGCCAGGTGGTCACGCCGCTGGAACTGGCGAGCCATGTTCAGGGCCGCGATGACGACACGGCCAAGAACGCCGTCGAGGCGATGATCGCCCGTCTGCGCAAGAAGACGGAAAGCGGCGCAATCGAAACCCGGCGCGGCTTCGGCTATGTTTTGCCGGACGGGCCGGCATGA
- a CDS encoding sensor histidine kinase, with protein sequence MIRSLRLRLAIGASIAIGLVLLVVWLSLSRLFTDYVVERYRAEMATLVDTIAAQVTVRDGELVLPREPADPRLSLPAGGRYWQITRDGGTPIRSRSLWDTVIGDDRPSAPHHLGFLEMEGPDGAPMLIYQQALALGEGPTAQRFSVAAGFARTELDDALAAFHSQIRLMLLATAFVLVGAAFLQGALGLSPLVRLRDRAARVRSGAEKDFGSAGPSEVQPLVAEINLLLSERETALAQARARASDLAHGLKTPLTVLAQLAESLPEGQRQTALEQVDLVRQRADRQLQAARMGVERMATTSIATLGGKLVNVLRPITAERGIAWEVDVDPSISLDVDPADLAECLGNLLDNAAKWARSRIRLSAEATGGRVRIAVGDDGPGVAEGDREQVMRRGTHGENTEGNHAANTGLGLAISADIADAYGAVLSLGQSPLGGLEAALLFDAGGGRRRPRDPA encoded by the coding sequence ATGATCCGTTCGCTGCGGCTTAGGCTGGCCATCGGCGCATCGATCGCCATAGGCTTGGTGCTGCTGGTGGTTTGGCTCTCCTTGAGCAGGCTTTTTACCGACTACGTTGTCGAACGCTACCGCGCGGAAATGGCGACGTTGGTCGATACCATCGCCGCCCAGGTGACGGTGCGCGATGGCGAGCTCGTTCTGCCGCGAGAGCCGGCCGATCCGCGGCTGAGCCTGCCGGCTGGCGGACGCTACTGGCAGATCACTCGCGATGGCGGCACCCCCATTCGCTCGCGCTCTCTATGGGATACGGTGATCGGCGACGATCGGCCGTCGGCGCCGCACCATCTGGGCTTCCTGGAGATGGAAGGTCCGGACGGGGCGCCCATGCTGATCTACCAGCAGGCCCTGGCGCTCGGCGAGGGACCGACCGCGCAACGGTTTTCCGTTGCGGCAGGCTTTGCCCGCACTGAACTCGACGATGCGCTGGCTGCCTTTCACAGCCAGATCCGGCTGATGCTGCTCGCAACCGCCTTCGTACTCGTTGGTGCCGCCTTCCTGCAGGGCGCGCTCGGGCTTTCGCCGCTGGTGCGCTTGCGCGATCGGGCAGCCCGCGTTCGTTCTGGCGCCGAGAAGGACTTCGGCTCGGCCGGCCCCAGCGAAGTCCAGCCGCTGGTCGCCGAGATCAACTTGCTACTCTCCGAGCGCGAGACAGCCCTGGCGCAGGCGCGCGCCCGTGCCAGCGATCTGGCCCACGGGCTGAAGACGCCGCTGACCGTGCTTGCCCAGCTTGCCGAGAGCCTGCCGGAGGGCCAGCGGCAGACCGCGCTCGAGCAGGTCGATCTCGTGCGCCAGCGCGCCGATCGCCAGCTGCAGGCGGCCCGCATGGGCGTCGAGCGCATGGCGACCACGTCGATCGCGACCCTTGGGGGTAAGCTGGTCAACGTCCTGCGCCCGATCACGGCGGAACGCGGCATTGCCTGGGAAGTCGATGTCGATCCGTCGATCTCGCTCGACGTCGACCCGGCCGACCTCGCCGAATGCCTCGGCAACTTGCTCGACAACGCCGCCAAATGGGCGCGGAGCCGCATCCGCCTTTCGGCCGAGGCGACAGGCGGGCGTGTGCGCATTGCCGTTGGCGATGACGGGCCGGGCGTTGCCGAGGGCGACAGGGAACAGGTGATGCGCCGCGGCACCCATGGCGAGAACACAGAGGGCAATCACGCCGCGAACACCGGCCTTGGACTTGCGATCAGCGCCGATATCGCGGATGCCTATGGTGCGGTGCTGTCGCTGGGGCAGTCGCCGCTGGGCGGCCTCGAGGCCGCATTGCTTTTCGACGCCGGCGGCGGCCGCCGGAGACCACGCGATCCTGCCTAG
- the rpmI gene encoding 50S ribosomal protein L35, producing the protein MPKMKTKSSAKKRFKITATGKVRAAAAGKRHGMIKRTNKFIRDARGTMVLAEPDGKKVVKNYLPNGL; encoded by the coding sequence ATGCCCAAGATGAAGACGAAATCGTCTGCCAAGAAGCGGTTCAAGATCACCGCAACCGGCAAGGTTCGTGCTGCCGCCGCTGGTAAGCGCCACGGCATGATCAAGCGTACCAATAAGTTCATCCGCGACGCGCGTGGAACCATGGTTCTCGCCGAGCCCGATGGCAAGAAGGTCGTCAAGAACTACCTGCCGAACGGTCTCTAA
- the rplT gene encoding 50S ribosomal protein L20, which produces MARVKRGVTAHAKHKKTLKAAKGFYGRRKNTIRAAKAAVDRSKQFAYRDRKVNKRNFRALWIQRINAAVREFGLTYGRFIDGLNKAGIEVDRKVLSDMAIHEPAAFGALVEASKKALAYLKEAGTANEFESAVR; this is translated from the coding sequence ATGGCACGTGTAAAACGCGGCGTTACCGCTCACGCCAAGCACAAGAAGACGCTGAAGGCAGCCAAGGGCTTCTACGGCCGTCGCAAGAACACCATCCGCGCCGCCAAGGCAGCGGTTGATCGTTCGAAGCAGTTCGCTTACCGCGACCGCAAGGTCAACAAGCGCAACTTCCGCGCTCTCTGGATCCAGCGCATCAACGCTGCCGTCCGCGAATTCGGCCTGACCTACGGCCGCTTCATCGACGGTCTGAACAAGGCTGGCATCGAAGTCGACCGCAAGGTTCTGTCCGACATGGCTATCCATGAGCCGGCAGCATTCGGCGCCCTCGTCGAAGCTTCCAAGAAGGCGCTCGCCTATCTCAAGGAAGCCGGCACGGCAAACGAGTTTGAAAGCGCTGTCCGTTAA
- a CDS encoding serine/threonine protein phosphatase has protein sequence MLAALAAGRERVECCELKDRTVWIKRYRHPGPRLILRAQALVARLSGLPVLRPSPLLGIEGMIEREVRQIALFSEAGFRAPEVLYRGPTVLVLSHLGLPVSKQMGPLCASDAEAHDQLLVRCAAELGRLHAAGLCHGRPHPRDFVIDGDTFGFLDFEEVPATVMPLATAQARDLWLLFLQVASRALRPETPDRAFAAWKVVAPRAAARALGEFIPMVRRFLPLARFLLRMREGQDLVRFIAATAYLANVTQSYS, from the coding sequence TTGCTGGCTGCGCTCGCCGCCGGCAGGGAACGTGTCGAGTGTTGCGAGCTCAAGGATCGGACGGTCTGGATCAAGCGCTACCGTCACCCAGGCCCACGCCTCATCCTGCGTGCTCAGGCGCTCGTCGCGCGGCTCAGCGGATTGCCGGTCCTGCGGCCTTCGCCACTTCTCGGCATCGAGGGCATGATCGAGCGCGAGGTCCGCCAGATCGCTCTCTTTTCCGAAGCCGGCTTCAGGGCACCCGAAGTCCTGTATCGCGGCCCGACGGTCCTGGTCCTCTCGCACCTGGGACTGCCGGTCAGCAAGCAGATGGGGCCGTTGTGCGCCAGCGACGCGGAAGCGCATGACCAGTTGCTTGTCCGCTGCGCGGCGGAGCTCGGGCGGCTGCATGCCGCCGGGCTTTGCCACGGCCGGCCGCATCCGCGCGATTTCGTCATCGATGGCGACACGTTCGGCTTCCTCGATTTCGAGGAGGTGCCGGCCACCGTGATGCCGCTTGCGACCGCTCAGGCGCGCGACTTGTGGCTTCTGTTCCTGCAGGTGGCGAGCAGGGCGCTGCGACCGGAGACGCCGGACCGAGCCTTTGCAGCCTGGAAGGTCGTCGCCCCCAGGGCGGCTGCCCGCGCGCTGGGTGAGTTTATTCCGATGGTCCGGCGCTTCTTGCCGCTTGCGCGCTTTCTGCTGCGCATGCGCGAGGGACAGGACCTCGTCCGTTTCATTGCCGCGACGGCCTATCTGGCCAACGTGACGCAATCATATTCCTGA
- the pheS gene encoding phenylalanine--tRNA ligase subunit alpha, translating to MSELETLERTLLADIDAAGDEGSIETVRVNALGKKGSISELLKTLGTMTPEERQTRGAQINALKNTVAEAIAARKSALKDQAIAERLARETVDISLPVRSSPAERGRIHPISQIVDEITAIFGDMGFSIAEGPDIETDYYNFTALNFPEGHPAREMHDTFFFNPDEKGDRKVLRTHTSPVQIRTMEAQQPPIRIIIPGKTYRQDSDATHSPMFHQVEGLVIDKAANVANMRWVLEEFCKAFFEVDQVTMRFRPSFFPFTEPSFEVDIQCDRSGPIVKFGEGTDWMEILGCGMVHPNVLRSGGLDPDEYQGFAWGMGLDRIAMLKYGMPDLRDFFNADVRWMTHYGFRPLDMPTLFGGLSA from the coding sequence ATGAGCGAACTGGAAACACTGGAACGGACACTGCTGGCGGACATCGACGCCGCCGGTGACGAAGGATCGATCGAGACGGTGCGCGTCAACGCGCTCGGCAAGAAGGGCTCGATCTCCGAGCTCTTGAAGACGCTCGGAACCATGACGCCGGAAGAGCGCCAGACCCGCGGCGCGCAGATCAACGCGCTGAAGAACACGGTTGCCGAGGCGATCGCCGCCCGCAAGTCGGCGCTCAAGGATCAGGCTATCGCCGAGCGCCTGGCGCGCGAGACCGTCGATATCAGCCTGCCGGTCCGCTCGTCGCCCGCCGAGCGCGGCCGCATTCACCCGATCAGCCAGATCGTTGACGAGATCACCGCGATCTTCGGCGACATGGGCTTCTCGATCGCGGAAGGTCCCGATATCGAGACCGACTACTACAACTTCACGGCGCTGAATTTCCCCGAGGGCCATCCGGCCCGCGAGATGCACGACACCTTCTTCTTCAACCCGGATGAGAAGGGCGATCGCAAGGTGCTGCGTACGCACACCTCGCCGGTGCAGATCCGCACCATGGAAGCGCAGCAGCCGCCGATCCGCATCATCATCCCCGGCAAGACTTACCGCCAGGATTCCGATGCGACCCATTCGCCGATGTTCCACCAGGTCGAAGGCCTGGTCATCGACAAGGCTGCGAACGTCGCCAACATGCGCTGGGTGCTGGAAGAATTCTGCAAGGCCTTCTTCGAGGTCGACCAGGTGACGATGCGTTTCCGCCCGTCCTTCTTCCCCTTCACCGAGCCGTCCTTCGAGGTCGACATCCAGTGTGACCGTTCCGGCCCGATCGTGAAGTTCGGCGAGGGCACCGACTGGATGGAGATCCTCGGCTGCGGCATGGTGCACCCGAATGTGCTGCGCTCCGGCGGGCTCGATCCGGACGAGTATCAGGGCTTCGCCTGGGGCATGGGCCTCGATCGCATCGCCATGCTGAAATACGGCATGCCGGACCTGCGCGACTTCTTCAACGCCGACGTTCGCTGGATGACCCATTACGGCTTCCGCCCGCTGGACATGCCGACGCTGTTCGGCGGTCTCTCGGCCTGA
- the pheT gene encoding phenylalanine--tRNA ligase subunit beta, with amino-acid sequence MKFTLSWLKDHLETDATLEEICARLTMIGLEVEDVDDKAAFKPFVIAKVVSAEQHPNADKLRVLMVDTGSGAPIQVVCGAPNARAGLVGAFAAPGTYVPGIDVTLAVGTIRGVESRGMMCSEKELQISDDHNGIIDLPADAPVGTSYATYAGLDDPMIEINLTPNRPDCTSVYGIARDLAASGLGTLKTRKAPSFAVEGETPVKLRLDLGEDTHLCPGFSLRLVRGVKNGPSPKWMQQRLLAIGLRPINALVDITNYMTFDQGRPMHVFDAAKVKGNLTVRRAKDGETVLALDQREYKLGPNNVVIADEKAIESIGGVMGGEHSGCDENTTDVLIESALWDPMNIAKTGRTLGIITDARYRFERGVDPEYMVPGLERTTELVLELCGGQAAKAEVVGYAGHTPKIVDFPVSEVKRLTGLEVSSEESVSILKKLGFGVEGSGERFKVSVPSWRPDVDGKADLVEEVMRIHGVDNIVAAPLPSHGTVNGKILTTLQIRTRLAKRALASRGMLEAVTWSFISEEQAKLFGGGSAALKLANPIASDMSDMRPSLLPGLLTAAQRNADKGFGDVAIFEVSGTYEGDTPDTQRRVAGGIRRGTASLAGAGRLWSNAAKGGGKPVDVFDAKADAIAVLEACGVPMGNVQFEPGGPAWYHPGRSGTIKLGPKIVLGTFGEFHPKTLEALDVSGALAGFEIYVDAMPEPKKKATRTKPALDLSPFQAVKRDFAFVVDKAVEAGVILRAASGADRKLVTGVSVFDVFEGASLGEGKKSIAIEVTIQPVERTLTDEDFEALTAKIVANVTKTTGGVLRA; translated from the coding sequence ATGAAATTCACGCTTTCCTGGCTCAAGGACCACCTTGAAACCGACGCCACGCTCGAGGAAATCTGCGCGCGCCTGACGATGATCGGGCTCGAAGTGGAAGACGTCGACGACAAGGCCGCCTTCAAGCCCTTCGTCATCGCCAAGGTCGTCTCGGCCGAGCAGCATCCGAACGCCGACAAGCTTCGCGTGCTGATGGTGGACACCGGCTCGGGCGCTCCGATCCAGGTCGTCTGCGGCGCACCGAATGCGCGCGCGGGCCTCGTCGGCGCCTTTGCGGCACCCGGCACCTACGTGCCCGGCATCGACGTGACGCTTGCCGTCGGCACCATCCGTGGCGTCGAAAGCCGCGGCATGATGTGCTCGGAAAAGGAACTGCAGATCTCCGACGACCACAACGGCATCATCGACCTTCCCGCCGATGCGCCCGTCGGCACGAGCTATGCCACTTACGCCGGCCTCGACGATCCGATGATCGAGATCAACCTCACGCCGAACCGGCCGGACTGCACCAGCGTCTACGGCATTGCCCGCGACCTCGCTGCCTCCGGCCTCGGCACGCTGAAGACGCGAAAGGCACCGTCCTTCGCGGTTGAAGGCGAGACACCGGTGAAGCTGAGGCTCGACCTCGGTGAAGACACGCACCTGTGCCCGGGCTTCTCGCTGCGGCTGGTGCGCGGCGTCAAGAACGGCCCGTCGCCGAAGTGGATGCAGCAGCGGCTGCTCGCCATCGGCCTGCGCCCGATCAACGCACTGGTCGATATCACCAATTACATGACCTTCGACCAGGGCCGGCCGATGCACGTCTTCGACGCCGCCAAGGTCAAGGGCAACCTGACGGTTCGCCGCGCCAAGGACGGCGAGACGGTGCTGGCACTCGACCAGCGTGAATACAAGCTCGGCCCCAACAACGTGGTTATTGCGGACGAGAAGGCGATCGAGTCGATCGGCGGCGTCATGGGCGGCGAGCACTCCGGCTGCGACGAGAACACGACTGACGTGCTGATCGAGTCGGCCCTCTGGGATCCGATGAACATCGCGAAGACCGGCCGCACGCTCGGCATCATCACCGATGCGCGCTACCGGTTCGAGCGCGGCGTCGACCCGGAATACATGGTGCCCGGTCTCGAACGCACCACCGAACTGGTGCTCGAACTCTGCGGCGGCCAGGCGGCCAAGGCAGAAGTGGTCGGCTATGCCGGCCATACGCCGAAGATCGTCGATTTCCCGGTTTCCGAAGTGAAGCGCCTGACCGGCCTCGAAGTCTCCTCCGAGGAAAGCGTCTCGATCCTGAAGAAGCTCGGCTTCGGCGTCGAAGGTTCGGGTGAACGCTTCAAGGTCTCGGTCCCGTCCTGGCGCCCGGATGTCGACGGCAAGGCTGACCTCGTTGAAGAGGTCATGCGCATCCACGGCGTCGACAACATCGTCGCCGCGCCGCTGCCGAGCCATGGCACCGTCAACGGCAAGATCCTGACGACGCTGCAGATCCGCACCCGACTCGCCAAGCGCGCGCTCGCAAGCCGCGGCATGCTGGAAGCGGTCACCTGGTCGTTCATTTCCGAGGAGCAGGCAAAGCTCTTCGGCGGCGGCTCTGCCGCGCTGAAGCTCGCCAACCCGATCGCCTCCGACATGTCGGACATGCGTCCGTCGCTGCTGCCGGGCCTGCTGACCGCTGCGCAGCGCAATGCTGACAAGGGCTTTGGCGACGTCGCGATCTTCGAAGTCTCCGGTACCTATGAAGGCGACACGCCCGATACTCAGCGCCGCGTTGCCGGCGGCATCCGCCGTGGCACGGCTTCGCTGGCCGGTGCCGGTCGTCTCTGGTCGAACGCGGCCAAGGGTGGCGGCAAGCCGGTCGACGTTTTCGACGCCAAGGCCGACGCCATTGCCGTGCTCGAAGCCTGCGGCGTGCCGATGGGCAACGTTCAGTTCGAGCCGGGCGGTCCCGCCTGGTACCACCCGGGCCGTTCCGGCACGATCAAGCTCGGCCCGAAGATCGTTCTCGGCACCTTCGGCGAATTCCATCCGAAGACGCTCGAAGCGCTCGACGTCTCGGGCGCGCTCGCAGGCTTCGAGATCTATGTCGATGCCATGCCCGAGCCGAAGAAGAAGGCGACCCGCACCAAGCCGGCGCTCGACCTCTCGCCATTCCAGGCGGTGAAGCGCGACTTCGCCTTCGTCGTCGACAAGGCGGTGGAAGCCGGCGTCATCCTGCGCGCCGCCTCCGGTGCCGATCGCAAGCTGGTGACCGGCGTCAGCGTCTTCGACGTGTTCGAGGGTGCGTCGCTCGGCGAGGGCAAGAAGTCGATCGCGATCGAAGTCACCATCCAGCCGGTCGAGCGCACGCTGACCGACGAGGACTTCGAGGCGCTGACCGCCAAGATCGTCGCCAACGTGACGAAAACGACGGGCGGCGTGCTGCGCGCCTGA